The Clostridium aceticum genomic interval CCCCGACTTCTTTAAGCTGGACTTTTTCATTAAATCCTATGTAATCATACGCTAACTCTTCATTGGTAAATAAACCTTTTATTTCGTCTAATATGGCCTTTGCTGTCAAATCATCCTTCACAAAAGCTATTTCTTCTCCTTCAATGACAATAGCTGTCGCCTTTACCTTCATATCCAACAATCTTTTAATATTATGGATAATCGCTTGCTTATCTGTCAACTCTTGCTTTTTAGCTTTTGTCTCTATCCATTCAATATCATTTGGAACAAGAAATTCATGACCATATAAAGTTTGAACTTCTTTTTTTACATCCTCTATAGCTTCAGCAAACTCTTCTTGATGTTTTACAACTGCTAAAACTTTGCCATTCAATTGTGCCTCATAGGCTTTCCCCGCGGTTAGTATAAATCCTACAGCAATTATGGTACATAGGATAACAGTAACTGTAGCAGCTTTTTTATCAAGTTTATTCTTAAGTAAGTTTTCACCATAATTTTTCACTTTACCACAAAGGCTTAATAATCTTTGGTAAATTTCCATCCTGAGATCTCCTCTCGTGGGTCAAATCCTGTGTAACAGGATAGTTTCATCATTTGTTTATACTTTTGTAACATGTCTGTAATAATATCCTTTACTATTATATACTAACGTTTTACTGTTACACAACCCCAAACTTATGTTCTTCGAGTTATTTCTTCAGTATTATAGCCTTTTTTGTAAAATATTATTACAATTTATCATAGTTTTATATTCAACCATTGCTGAAACAGTTCACTTAAATCTTTCTCAGTATTCTTTCTACAGATATCATAAAAATCTTTCGTAGTAGCATTTTTAAACTTAAAGGCTTCAAAATATTCCCTCAAAGCTTTAAAAAATGCCTCATCTCCCATATGATCTCTTAGTTCTTTGATAAACATAGCACCTCTACTATAGACAATACTGCTATATTGCCATGAACTATCAAACTCCTTAAGACTTCTTAAAATTCCTTCTTCCCCATCTGATTCAACATCTATATAATTTTCATATTGTGCTTTAATCATTTTTTCGTAAATTTGATCTTTTATATGGTGTCCATATTTTTGTTCAAAATACATTAAAGTTGTATATTCTGTCAAAGCTTCATCTAACCAAGGCTCTTTTACCTCATTATTCCCTACAATGCCATACCACCACTGATGAGCTACCTCATGAGCTACTACATATTCTAAAGGAAAATCCTCCTTCATCTCATATAATTCTTGACCAATCATAACTACATTAGGATACTCCATTCCTCCTATAAAAAAATCACTTGCTACAATAGATAATTGTTTATAAGGATAGATGCCAAAAAGATTATTAAATATTTTTAAAGAATCCAATCCATATTGCAGTGCAGCCTCCCCCTTGTGACCTTCAATAGAATAGGAAATCACTTTCGTATCACCTAGAGTGGCTTCTTGTATTTCAAAAAATTGACTTAAAATCATTACAAAATTTCTAACCAATCTAGCTTCTATTTTATAAGTATTCTTATCCTTTCCTTCTTGTATTTTTATAATATTTCCTGTTGCAGCGATTTTATATTCCTTTGGTATAGACATCTCAACATTATATTTAGCTACTTCACTATAGAAGGGATCTCCTATAG includes:
- a CDS encoding M1 family metallopeptidase, whose product is MKINRKLKLIVLVFGLLFFTVSLHYVWDTTQIQRVTTSYHGEENLTEYTMTAVFMEENMSVECSQKIVYRNQQGGELADIYLHLYPNAFKQKEQVPFEEKEMQRAYPNGFNPGYIEIINIKQGRKPIEYKIMGEADTVLRITPEKPLQPGDTLQLFIDFIVKLPNAVGRMGYGENTVNITNWFPIIAVYDEKGWNLDPYYAIGDPFYSEVAKYNVEMSIPKEYKIAATGNIIKIQEGKDKNTYKIEARLVRNFVMILSQFFEIQEATLGDTKVISYSIEGHKGEAALQYGLDSLKIFNNLFGIYPYKQLSIVASDFFIGGMEYPNVVMIGQELYEMKEDFPLEYVVAHEVAHQWWYGIVGNNEVKEPWLDEALTEYTTLMYFEQKYGHHIKDQIYEKMIKAQYENYIDVESDGEEGILRSLKEFDSSWQYSSIVYSRGAMFIKELRDHMGDEAFFKALREYFEAFKFKNATTKDFYDICRKNTEKDLSELFQQWLNIKL